Within Neoarius graeffei isolate fNeoGra1 chromosome 21, fNeoGra1.pri, whole genome shotgun sequence, the genomic segment TACATACAGTGTGATATGCAAACACTGACTCATCATTCATAATTATGCTCAGGAATGTGCAGTCTTGGTGTCCATGTTGATTCGTTTGTTCCTGGATAAGAGATGAATAATGAAGCCTTTATTGTCACGTAGTCACAAGTACTAGTGAAATTAGCTGTCAACCTGTCcatacaggacaggaagacagggatgaaaaaatacagagtaacatgagggaaggggaggagaaaaaagcaacccccacactatgctcctatggggagtacagtgtgcgaacattaaaaaaacacctcagcacataagcacaaaataacacaatacAACACGAAAACTTGGGACTCAAGGGGAAGGGGGTGAAGGAAGGGGCAATCATGGGAGGTGCGTAAGGGGggatgggggagggggaggggcagaggtataggtaacccagcgcaaacgaGCAGTCCGGTCCCGCGCCCAAACGGTgcttacccacttgtcacactgggggtaaaaacggcgaccgtgggaagtgggaGAAGGAATatgagagagtctaacagcagtgttctccaggggaattgttgtcccagcaatggcCTTAGCCAAGCCCAGTGCTGGCTGagagagccgaaagcagataagattagaattatcaattccatgattttagtttggagagcagtgcggagagagtctctcaagtatagacactagacagacgagacagcagaagcaaagcaggaaagataaggggaaggagaggcagagaatgcgaccgccttctgtGAGAGCATGGAGAAGAACCCAGTTGTTTATGATGTATCATAAATATGAAATAATATCTTTTaaaaaggggcggcatggtggtgtagtggttagcactgtcacctcacagcaaaaaggtccgggtttgagccccgtggccagcgagggcctttctgtgtggagtttgcatgttctccctgtgtccgcgtgggtttcctctgggtgcttcggtttcccccacagtccaaagacaaacaggttaggttaactggtgactctaaattgaccataggtgtgaatgtgagtatgaatgattgtctgtgtctatgtgtcagccctgtgatgacctggcaacttatccagggtgtaccccgcctttcgcccgtagtcagctgggataggctccagcttgcctgtgaccctgtagaacaggataaagcagctagagacaatgagatgagatgaagtggtGGCTAGAGAGCAGGAAAGATGGATGGGCAGATGTATAGATGGCTGGCTTGgtagatggatggctggatggatgtatAGAAGAAATGCTGGatagatggattgatggatggaaagattaacaaatggatggatggatggatggatgcctgaATGGATGGATgcctgaatggatggatggatgaatgtatgTACATACTAatctcatttccagaaaagttgggatatttttcaaaatgcaatttaaaaaaaaaatctgtgatttgttaaccctttgatgctgGACCCTTTAAATATTGTTCCTCCAGGAACAATGATGTAATGGTTGCtatgacaaaataaaaaataccttGAAAACAAAAAAGGTGTTTTTATAATACTTATTTAAAATGGTATATATAAATATACCATTttaattagggataaatttagctcatgtttaaagtgttcagttttttgtaaagctgctttgcgacaatgtctgttgttaaaagcactacacaaataaacttgacttgactatagagCATGATTGGTATCCTGAAGTCCAGCCTCAAGCTATAGTCGTTTGAATAGGCATTGGTGAAAATAGGGAAATTTTGGGCAGCCACCAAAGGGTTAATTCacctgaacctttatttaactaacaaaagtataaagaaaagattttcagtagttttactgaccaaattcattgtattttgtaaatataaacaaagttaaaatttgatgcctgcaacacactcaaaaaagttgggacagaggcattattaccattgtgttacatcaactttcctttaataacactttttaatcatataggATCTGAGGATAATAAttattgcagttttgcaattgggatTTTTTTCCATTCTTGCATGATACAATACTTTAATTGCTCTTGTCTGTggttgctgttgtctgattctcctcttcatgatgcatcatacattctcagtaggagacagatctaGACTGGCAGcaagccagtcaagcacacgcactctgtgtctacgaagccacactgttgtagcctgtgcagaatgagtcCTGGCATTGTCCTACTCAAAAatgcatggacttcctgggaagagacactGTCTTGATGAATacatctctctaaaatcccaatatatgcaccaatatatcaatggtactgtagtatctgaccaggtgggtggagcaacagaagcacggcaggccagaactgagttctcatctcatctcattatctctagctgctttatccttctacagggtcgcaggcaagctggagcctatcccaactgactatgggcgaaaggcggggtacaccctggacaagttgccaggtcatcacagggcactgagttctcaaaactctttattttaagcttttcagcttttcccaatctctcagccacacacgcacaagtcttctggttggggagagagctccctttctctgctctctctctccttttaaagtgcgcggtcactggggaagacacacaaacacagattaattcccatcaggtgcagtgatcctagcacttaccttccctgactccgccctccattcacagaccaatgcttggccacggccccgctgccatatacccccaccgcccgactcaggccagggagccatccagcctgtagccgactcccccccccttgacgggagaggaagtctaccatgaccatctgcgcccccggcctgtggaccacctcgaacttaaatggctggagtgccagataccaatgggtgatccacgagttggcatccttcatgtggtggagccactgcaggggcgcgtggtctgaacagagggtgaaagggcaccctttGTTCAGACCAGCAGGTAGTagaggagggcgaggaccacccacttgatggcgaggcgctCCTTTTCgaatgtgctgtacctgcccttgcgCACCGAcggcttctggctgatgtacagcactggacagtcctccccctccacctcctgggacagaacagcccacaGTCCTCTGTACgacgcgtctgtctgcaaaataaaggggagagaaaagtcaggggagttcaacagtggccccccacacagtgcagcctttaactcagagaaagcctgctggcattgctgcgtccactggaccggatctggtgctccctttttagtgagatcagtcagtgggctggtgacgtctgaataattaggtataaacctacgatagtagccagccagccccaagaactgtctcaccccctttttggtcttgggcctcaggcaggccgcaatcgctgctgtcttattaatttggggatgcacctgcccattgcccaagtggaaacccagataccgtacttccacccgcccaatcgcgcaCTTCTtctggttggctgtgagacccactcgcctcagcgacctatggacggcccttaggtgttccaagtgcagCGGCCAGTCAtgactgtaaataataatgtcatccaagtaggcagctgcgtaggtggtgtgggggcagaggaccctatccataagccactggaacatagtgggcacctcaaacagcccaaaaggaagtgtgacgaactggtgtaagccaaacggtgtggaaaagaccgttttctctcaggataatggagtcaaggggatctgccaatatccctttgtcaaatccagtgtcgaataaaaacgagccgtgcctagtcaatcgagcaactcgtcaatacgaggcattgggtatgcatcaaatttagacaccgcgttgacttttctatagtccacacagaaccggaccgacctgttggtcttgggagccaagaccaccgggctgctccagttgctgtgggactcctcgacgatgctcatttcgagcatggcctcgagttcttcccgaaccatcttttttttgtgtttgggcagtctgtaagggtggctgcgcactactacccccgggggcatctcaatgtggtgttctatgaggtgggtgcagccgggcagcggcgagaacacgtcagaaaattctgtttgcaactgggcgacctccgtgagctgggtcagggagaggtggtctccacatgggaccggagcggtgggtgatgtcaattttcttttttgaacctccggccccagctccgccttctccggaaccaccaacaccaacgccacggggacctcctcattccaaagttttaggagattgaggtggtagatctgtaatgccccacacctgtctgtttgcctcacctcatagtcgatgtccccgactcgccgtgtgacctcaaagagtccttgccacctggcgatcaatttggagctcgacgtgggcaacaacatgaatacttgatctcccggtgtgaattccctaaggtgtgtgcccctgtcgtacagacggacttgatgttcttgggccagCCGCAAATTTTCCAGGGTTAGGTGCGtgggtgtgtggagtttggcgtgcaggtcgataacatattgaatttcatttttacttgttgaaggtccctcctcccaattttcccgtagcacatccagaatgccatgcggcttacacccatataataattagaacggggagaaccctgtggaggcttgcgggacctctcgcactgcgaataacaggggcttgagccatttatcccagttgcatgtgtcttcgcttacaaattttctaattatgtttttgagggtgcgattgaaccattcaattaagccatccatttgtgggtgataaacgctggtgcggatagacttaattccctgtaacccatacagttcgcgcagtgtgtgtgacataaatgtagtgccttgatcagtcagaatctctttggggattccgacccgggagatgacgcggatgaGTGCTtttgcaatactatgtgctgagatattgcgaagaggcactgcttccagatatcgcgttgcatagtccaccagaactaaaataaagcgatatcctcgtgttgaccgatctaatggcctgacgagatccatcccaattcttttgaacggggtcttgattaatggcagagggtgcaaaggcaaatggccatgggatttactaactggcattcgcggcacactgtacaccacctacagacatcgccgcgaatccctggccaatagaactgggccattattcgggctagtgtcttatcctgccccaagtgtccggccatgggataaaagtgagccacctggaatataaattcccggcggctctttgggattaaaagctgtgttatttgttccttagtctgagtgtcctgcgtcactcggtataatctatccttaataatggaaaaataggggaaggatggggtggcatttggctggagagtttgaccatcgattactctcacttggtcaaacacatgccgcagagtctcgtctcgcgactgctctaacaggaaatccgcgagagaatccccgagagagggaggaggagcctgttgctcctcactctgacgcggtgatgatgtagacggctctgtgacagctgcttctgCCAATGCCACTTCGGGacccgctgaactatggcaggccccactcttcactaaatgcgtcattaattcccgaaatcgcggccaatcagtccccaaaattatcaagtgggtaaggcgaggattaactgccgcctttactctaaatttttcccctcaaaatagaatgtggaccaacactaaagggtagttgtgaacatccccgtgcacacacaacaccttcaccaactgtgctcttcccaatgcctcatcttgcaccaggctttggtggattgaggtctgattacggccggagtccaccaaagcctgatacatatccccttggatactcaccggtatgcgatatgctctggcctgatcgagggcggtccctggcgcattggggatccggaccaccgcgcccacctccatcgcacagcactgatgctggaggtgccccggtttcccgcagtgccagcataccggcccaggctctctccctgcaccggtgttccggagatcactcacctgaaggggggaagacacagacaaggaagtaggaaatgataggacaccgtgggtgcagcgggccggctggggtggagccggcccctgcctccgcggtgggggaatggggcaaggacaaggaacagagggagagagagaagagaggggagaaggggagacacactgtcctgccgtcggaacggcTGCCATAtgctcctccgccagctcgatggcctgatccagtgatgctgggcaatggcactggacccactccgctgttccttccatgAGTCaggcgacgaattgttccagtgccaccagatcgatgattcccttggcatcaTGGTTGTCGgctctcagccaccgccggcaggcgtcccggagttgctggccaaatgcgaacggccggccgacctccaggagcagtgcgcggaagcgctgccgttgctgttcCGGGGTGAGACCAATGcattggaggacagccctgcggaggtctgcatagaccagccggctgtcagcagggagctgtagccagctgcaccttgcctgttagcagagggaggaggcacaccgcgtgctgttccaccagccaaccccacgcctctgctgcctgctcaaaaagagcgaggaattctttggggtcatcatgcggacccatcttcattagggtgaggtggggagggtctgcagcGGTGCTGATTGGGGCCCCCGCCAacgcgagcaggtgctggaacgcctggcaatcttcctgttgtaccagcaccagggcttcgaaccattgttcctgctccttccggagggcgatcagcacctggtgctggctctgttgggtagtggcgagggcatggatcaggtccttgaagggggaggactccatgtggccgttcccttctgcactccatcCGGGTcatggcaccactgtagtatctgaccaggtgggtggagcacagaagcacagcaggccagaactgagttctcaaaactctttttattttaagcttttcagcttttcccaatctcccagccacacacgtgcACAAACAAGTCTGCTGGTTGGAGAgatctccctttctctgctctctctctctccttttaaagggcatggtcactggggaagacacacaaacacaggttaattcccatcaggtgcaatgactacaccacttaccttccctgactccgcccttcattcacagaccaacgctgctGCCACAggtatcttcacacacacacacacacacacacacacacacacacacacacacacacacacacacacacaccacccatgctATGAGCACTgatgcccccataccatcacagatgctagctTTTGCACTCTTTTCtggtaacaaactggatggtcatgttcagctttggcactgagaactcgacatccagttttcccaaaaacaagctaaaatgtggactcatctgacaatggcacacatttccactatctttcggtccatctgagatgagttcaggcccagagaaatcagtggcACTTCTGCAtacaattgatgaatggcttcctccagcagtggactgtgttaagtggcaatgattttctgaagtactcctgagcccatgtggttatatttgtcaaattagcatgacagtttctcagtcAGTGCTGCCTGAGAGCtcgaaggtcacacacattcaacagtggtttctgatctcgccctttacgcactgagatgtcgCCAAATTCccagaatcttttcacaatattatgtactgtagatcagGCTAGTACTCGAGTACAGGAATCGCACTTGAGTCCAACTTGTgccttgacttggacttgtgcactgatgactcggacttggactcatgaattacctgcatttggacttgtaaactggagacaaggactcagatttttctttattttttttgtatgtatatatatatatatatatatatatatatatatatatatatatatatatatatggggtgtCCAGTGGGAGTAGCTCCTCTGGTGGAGGGCTAGCACCTCTGATGGGGGAGTTTGCCATGTCCTTTTTAGGACAGCTCATCCATCTTTGGCCTTCCCTCTGGCACCCAGCTCTCACCTGTGGTTCCTAGTAGCTGTAGCATGCGCAGTGGCCACACCCCGGTAAACCACTTCAGCAGGCAGGCTAAACAAGGTGAGGGTAGCTGTCGGGCCTCAAGTCCTCAGCAAGCTTTAAGGAATGCCCTTCCCAAGCATGTAAAATCTGGACTTGCACTGATGGGGCGGAGATGACCAACAGTAGGTCCAACGGCCAAGAAGGCGAACCAGCAGGCCTTGCAGAAGGCTCAGGGCATGGCAGGGCACAGAAGGAGCCATGGCTATCTGCTGCATCCATCCCTGTCTTGCTCTGTCTTGCCACTGGAGTATGATAGGAATggatgagagagtgaggctgactcCGCACAACTCTACCTCACCTTAATCAAATTCACACACATCTCACGATATCACCCTTTTGACTCCAGGCTAAGACCAAGGTCCTAAAATTATGTCATTCATGAATTCCTGTTCACCGACGACTGTGCCTTGAGCAGCACCTCTGAATCTGGCATACAGGCTAGTATGGACCTCCTTTCTACTGCTTGCGATGACTTTGGCCTCACCATCAACACTAAGAAAATTGAAGTCATGTACCAGCCGGCACGAGGCAAGGAGTACACAGAGCCTGACATTCAAGTTCAAGGGCAGAGACTTGAGGCGGTCAGCAAGTTCACATATCTCAGCAGCACACTGTCCAGAGACATCTGTGCCAACGTCGAAGTGACCAGCTGGATCGCAAAGGCCAGTGCAGCTTTCGGCAGACTgagttccacagtctgggagggCAGAGGCATCAGCCTAGAAACTAAGCTGAAAGTGTACAGGGCGGTCATCTTACCAACACTGTTGTATGCTTGTGAGACCTGGACTGTGTATGCAAGCCAGGCCAGAAAGCTCCAGCACTTCCATACCACCTGTCTGCTGTGCCTGTTGCATATCCGGTGGCAGGACTGAATCCCAGACACAGAAGTTCTTGAGCATGCAGGACTACCAAGCATCCATTGCCTGCTTCAGAAGGCCCAGATCAGATGGCACCTCGTCCACATGCCTGATGACCGACTTCCAAAGAGACCGTTCTATGGCAAACTGCGTGAAGGGAAGCACTCTTGCGGCCACCCAAAGAAGCACTTTAAAGACAGCCTAAAGGAGTCCCTAAGGAGCTTTGACATCAATCTGGACACCTGGGAAGAATCGGCAGTGGACAGACCAGGATGGAGAGCCCAAATCCACAGCGGTGCCCTGCAATCCGAGCAGCGTCGCACTGAATCAGCAGAAGAGAAGAGAGCTAGCAGGAAAGTGTGTGCTAGCAGCAGCAGTCTAATACCAGaccatgcagattatgtgtgctccACATGTGGGAGGGGGTTCCAAGCTCGCATCGGCCTCATCAGCCATACATGAACACATAACAAACAGTAAGCAAGGGAGATGTCAGTGGTACTCTTCGAAACACGATGGACAAA encodes:
- the LOC132869552 gene encoding uncharacterized protein LOC132869552; its protein translation is MEGTAEWVQCHCPASLDQAIELAEEHMAAVPTAGQCVSPSPLSSLSPSVPCPCPIPPPRRQGPAPPQPARCTHGVLSFPTSLSVSSPLQVSDLRNTGAGREPGPVCWHCGKPGHLQHQCCAMEVGAVVRIPNAPGTALDQARAYRIPTDASYRGLWAVLSQEVEGEDCPVLYISQKPSVRKGRYSTFEKERLAIKWVVLALLYYLLV